The following proteins are encoded in a genomic region of Triticum dicoccoides isolate Atlit2015 ecotype Zavitan chromosome 1B, WEW_v2.0, whole genome shotgun sequence:
- the LOC119328670 gene encoding E3 ubiquitin-protein ligase At1g12760-like, which produces MAAHPVESEASIETDNHPLLIDHMETTAHLEIAIDSPRDDVASSSTARREDNDGLDRLPHISEGSSETTTASNSQSAPLAGRDANRARRRQSPLNSSCWISIELVVTVSQIIAAICVLSLSRKEHPHSPLFEWVIGYTVGCVATLPLLYWRYLHRNRPTTGQEPASQNFPPNSIPESNSHTTNSAPGMSEAGFVTDTNGVPHNNMLTRNPRAQAYADHFRMALDCFFAVWFVVGNVWVFGGHSSAHDAPNLYRLCIAFLTFSCIGYAMPFILCALICCCLPCIISLMSFREDLNQNKGATAEAINALRTYKLKTKKSRNGEGIEVGGGVVAAGTNKERFVSAEDAICCICLARYSNNDDLRELPCTHFFHKECVDKWLKINALCPLCKAEIDSGPTIAPAIGFGRCHSDNRVGNDIESQL; this is translated from the exons ATGGCTGCTCATCCTGTTGAATCAGAAGCAAGCATTGAAACAGATAATCACCCTTTACTGATAGACCACATGGAAACTACTGCTCATCTCGAGATTGCAATTGACAGCCCAAGGGATGATGTTGCTTCATCGTCAACCGCTCGTCGGGAGGATAATGATGGCTTGGATCGATTGCCTCATATCTCAGAAGGTTCTTCGGAGACAACTACTGCATCTAACtctcaaagtgctcctctagcagGAAGAGATGCTAATCGTGCTCGTCGTCGGCAAAGTCCGTTGAATTCTAGTTGCTGGATCTCCATTGAGCTTGTTGTAACAGTTAGCCAGATTATAGCGGCCATTTGTGTTCTGTCATTGTCAAGGAAGGAACATCCACATTCTCCATTGTTTGAGTGGGTCATTGGTTATACGGTAGGTTGTGTTGCCACTCTTCCTCTTCTCTACTGGCGCTATCTCCATCGCAACCGCCCAACAACTGGGCAAGAACCAGCAAGTCAGAACTTCCCTCCGAACAGCATACCTGAGTCCAATTCTCACACAACAAATTCggcccctggcatgtctgaagctgGTTTTGTAACTGACACaaatggagtcccgcacaacaACATGCTTACCAGAAATCCCAG GGCCCAAGCTTATGCCGATCACTTCAGGATGGCCCTTGATTGTTTCTTCGCTGTGTGGTTTGTTGTGGGGAATGTGTGGGTATTTGGTGGACATTCCTCTGCCCATGACGCTCCCAACTTATACAG GTTGTGTATAGCCTTCCTCACATTTAGCTGCATCGGCTATGCTATGCCTTTCATTCTGTGCGCATTGATATGTTGCTGCCTTCCCTGCATAATCTCCCTAATGAGCTTTCGTGAAGATCTAAACCAAAACAAAGGTGCTACTGCAGAAGCAATCAATGCCTTGAGAACATACAAGTTGAAAACGAAGAAGTCCCGTAACGGCGAGGGGATTGAAGTCGGCGGCGGAGTTGTTGCTGCTGGAACAAACAAGGAGCGGTTTGTTTCTGCTGAAGATGCT ATTTGCTGTATCTGCCTAGCAAGATACTcgaacaatgatgatctccgagaGCTTCCTTGCACCCACTTCTTCCACAAAGAATGCGTAGACAAATGGCTCAAGATAAACGCGCTGTGCCCCCTCTGCAAAGCTGAGATAGACAGTGGCCCGACAATTGCTCCTGCCATTGGCTTTGGGCGTTGCCACAGTGACAACAGGGTAGGAAATGACATCGAATCGCAGCTGTAA